The sequence AGGGAGGCCAGGACGCCGATGGATCCCTTGGTCAGCAGGGTGAGTCCGGCGACCAGTCCCGGCTCGGAGACCGTCAGCCCCAGCACCTCGGTGCGTGGGCCCGCCGCGATGAACGGCATCAGGAGCGCGAGCACCGCGAAGGGGACCTCGACCACCATCCGCGGCAGGAGATAGCTCAAGGGCACGCGCGAGGCGCCGATCACCACGAGCAGGAGGAGCAGCTCGACCAGGAACGCTGGCCACCACGAGCTCGGCGTCGCGACGACCACGAGCATGAACCCCAGCAGGGCCAGCAGCTTGACGTGCGCCGGAGCGCGATGGATCGGGCTGTGGGAGTGGTAGTGGAGCCGATGACCGTGTCCGGCACCCATCTCTAGGACCTCGGGGCGGCCGGGTCGCCGCGCCGGCGCAGGCCCCAGAACAGCGCGCCACTGATCATCAGCATGACTGCGACGCCGACGACCCCGGCCACTCCGCCACTGAGTCGGTCGTCGTCG comes from Nocardioides piscis and encodes:
- the cbiQ gene encoding cobalt ECF transporter T component CbiQ; its protein translation is MGAGHGHRLHYHSHSPIHRAPAHVKLLALLGFMLVVVATPSSWWPAFLVELLLLLVVIGASRVPLSYLLPRMVVEVPFAVLALLMPFIAAGPRTEVLGLTVSEPGLVAGLTLLTKGSIGVLASLTLAATTEPSDLLRGLARLRMPDLIVQIMGFMIRYLDVVTGELSRMLVAMRSRGCDPRSPKHWPTLARAMGALFIRSYERGERVHLAMLSRGYDGRLP